The following are from one region of the Arachis duranensis cultivar V14167 chromosome 10, aradu.V14167.gnm2.J7QH, whole genome shotgun sequence genome:
- the LOC107470992 gene encoding indole-3-pyruvate monooxygenase YUCCA6-like — MDYCSERETEGKQAHDPLFIAMKNCGYKSRSLTPNKNKKEWIEGPVIVGAGPSGLATAACLKEKGIPSVILERSNCIASLWQLKTYDRLHLHLPKQFCELPLMGFPPDFPTYPTKQQFVQYLEDYADRFGIRPRFNETVDRAEFDSRIGMWKLITSGGSSTEYTCRWLIVATGENAEAVVPQIEGIQEFQGAIRHTSLYKSGEEFRGKKVLVVGCGNSGMEVCLDLCNHDAAPSLCVRDSVHILPREMLGKSTFGLSMWLLKWFPLRLVDRFLLIVSWLMLGDTSRFGLDRPRLGPLELKNLSGKTPVLDVGTLAKIKGGDIKVRPSIKRLKRHTVEFVDGRIENFDAIILATGYKSNVPYWLKENDMFSKEDGFPMKPFPNGWKGRNGLYAVGFTKKGLLGASIDAKRIAQDIERCYKHEANNHHANNAFPQSNS; from the exons ATGGACTATTGTAGCGAAAGAGAGACAGAAGGAAAGCAAGCGCACGATCCTCTATTCATAGCAATGAAAAATTGTGGTTATAAATCCAGGTCCTTAACACcgaataagaataaaaaggaaTGGATTGAAGGTCCGGTCATCGTGGGAGCCGGACCTTCCGGACTGGCCACGGCAGCCTGCCTCAAAGAAAAAGGCATCCCGTCGGTAATCCTGGAGCGATCCAACTGCATAGCTTCGTTATGGCAGTTAAAAACCTACGACCGCCTTCACCTTCACTTGCCCAAGCAATTCTGCGAGCTTCCATTGATGGGATTCCCTCCAGATTTTCCCACCTATCCAACCAAGCAGCAGTTCGTACAGTACTTGGAGGACTACGCCGACCGGTTCGGGATTAGGCCGCGGTTCAATGAGACCGTGGACCGAGCCGAGTTCGACTCCAGAATTGGGATGTGGAAGTTGATCACTAGTGGCGGTTCAAGTACTGAGTACACGTGCCGGTGGTTGATCGTGGCCACCGGCGAGAATGCGGAGGCGGTGGTGCCGCAGATTGAAGGGATTCAGGAATTTCAAGGGGCTATAAGGCACACGAGTTTGTATAAAAGTGGAGAAGAGTTTAGAGGGAAGAAGGTTTTGGTTGTTGGATGCGGAAATTCCGGCATGGAAGtttgtttggatctttgtaaCCATGATGCTGCTCCTTCACTTTGTGTTAGAGATTCA GTACACATCCTACCACGAGAGATGCTGGGAAAATCAACTTTTGGGCTGTCCATGTGGTTACTGAAGTGGTTTCCATTGCGACTTGTCGATCGGTTCCTCCTGATCGTGTCATGGCTCATGCTAGGTGACACTTCGCGGTTCGGTTTGGATCGGCCTCGTTTGGGTCCCCTCGAACTCAAGAACCTCTCCGGAAAGACCCCTGTCCTAGATGTGGGTACCCTTGCCAAGATTAAAGGTGGAGACATTAAG GTGCGTCCAAGCATAAAGCGGCTAAAACGTCACACTGTGGAGTTTGTCGATGGAAGAATAGAGAATTTTGATGCCATCATTTTGGCAACTGGTTACAAAAGCAATGTACCCTATTGGCTAAAG gaaAATGATATGTTCTCAAAGGAAGATGGTTTCCCAATGAAGCCATTCCCAAATGGGTGGAAAGGAAGGAATGGACTCTATGCTGTGGGTTTCACCAAAAAGGGACTGCTTGGTGCATCCATTGATGCAAAGAGAATAGCTCAAGACATTGAGAGGTGTTACAAACATGAGGCAAATAATCATCATGCTAATAATGCCTTCCCTCAATCAAATTCATAG